The Sporosarcina ureae genome includes a region encoding these proteins:
- a CDS encoding CitMHS family transporter, which translates to MLSIIGLLTIFIIVALLISGRITPIVGLVIVPIFGAFFAGFNFKEIGEFFNSGIESVISVVIMFIFAILFFGVMQDAGVFNPLINTMIKISRGNVVAVAMSTVVIAAIAQLDGSGASTFLITIPALLPLYKRLKMNPYLLLLLVGISASIVNMVPWGGPLGRAAAVLGVDVTELWRPLIKIQIVGILLLITFAFILGLREKRIIAKKVASGAFDDDVDEIEEVEQKVDSDGSLLLRPKMLWINVIIAVSVVGLLVWGKVPTGFIFMVGFSVALPLNYRSVNEQMDRIKAHAPNALLMAAIILAAGSFLGILNGANMLDSIATDLVKVLPALIVPYLHIIIGLFGVPFDLLLSTDAYYFALLPIVEQVVSGFGVPSVSIAYALIVGNIIGTFVSPFSPALWLALGLAGLEMGKHIRYSFLIMWGFSIVLFLITMAMGVITF; encoded by the coding sequence ATGTTAAGTATTATTGGATTATTGACTATTTTCATTATCGTGGCATTACTGATCAGCGGCCGGATTACACCTATCGTCGGTTTGGTCATCGTTCCTATCTTCGGAGCATTTTTTGCCGGCTTCAACTTCAAGGAAATTGGGGAGTTCTTCAACAGTGGAATTGAATCTGTTATCAGCGTCGTCATTATGTTCATCTTTGCTATTCTGTTCTTTGGTGTTATGCAAGATGCAGGGGTCTTCAACCCATTAATTAATACAATGATTAAAATCTCACGAGGAAATGTAGTGGCTGTCGCCATGTCCACAGTAGTAATCGCGGCTATTGCACAGTTAGATGGCTCAGGGGCATCCACATTCTTAATTACAATCCCTGCGCTTTTACCACTTTATAAAAGATTGAAAATGAATCCTTATTTACTGCTACTTCTTGTCGGGATCTCGGCAAGTATCGTAAATATGGTTCCATGGGGCGGACCTCTCGGGCGAGCTGCAGCTGTGCTTGGTGTCGACGTCACGGAATTGTGGCGGCCACTTATCAAAATCCAAATCGTCGGGATACTACTTTTAATTACATTTGCTTTCATTCTGGGATTACGCGAAAAGCGAATTATCGCTAAGAAAGTGGCTAGTGGAGCTTTTGACGATGACGTGGATGAGATAGAAGAGGTAGAGCAAAAAGTAGACTCTGATGGCAGTCTCCTTCTTCGTCCCAAAATGCTTTGGATCAACGTGATTATTGCCGTCAGCGTCGTCGGATTACTCGTTTGGGGAAAAGTACCGACAGGCTTTATCTTCATGGTTGGATTCAGTGTCGCGCTTCCATTAAACTATCGCTCCGTGAATGAACAAATGGATCGTATTAAAGCGCATGCGCCGAATGCCTTACTAATGGCGGCGATCATTCTAGCAGCCGGTTCATTCCTAGGTATTTTAAACGGTGCCAACATGCTAGATTCTATAGCAACAGATTTAGTAAAAGTACTGCCGGCACTCATTGTGCCGTATTTGCATATCATCATCGGCCTCTTCGGCGTACCGTTTGATCTATTGCTCAGTACAGATGCGTATTATTTCGCATTACTGCCGATTGTAGAACAAGTCGTCTCTGGCTTCGGTGTTCCATCAGTTTCCATCGCGTATGCATTAATCGTCGGGAACATTATCGGTACATTCGTCAGCCCCTTCTCCCCTGCACTATGGCTTGCATTAGGGCTTGCAGGTTTGGAAATGGGCAAACATATCCGCTACTCATTCCTTATTATGTGGGGATTCAGTATCGTATTATTCCTAATTACTATGGCTATGGGTGTTATCACATTCTAA
- a CDS encoding NAD(P)/FAD-dependent oxidoreductase, with protein MMKLHTGSLYWESTFTTEGFARVCRQDVYDVAIVGGGMSGALTSYVLANEGYSIALIEQEEVGGGSTSANTGLLQFSNDIMLHELIEQIGEKKAVEFYQSCKEAMENLQDVAKHAPFDVQFHTRKSLYYASTEEDVARLRKEFETLRKYHFPVEFWESEDIEAHFPFSQPAAIVTAGDAEVNPLRLCMGAIHYAYEKGMDVFEHTEVLEIQNAEEQVLIKTTNGEFQAKSVVVTTGYAPTLDTKIPQKDLKVTYAIATQPIDDLSFWHERMMIWETKRPYLYMRLTDENRIVAGGLDQDMDSLPRSQKENEKKFDQLKQELQELFPDQKLDFEYEWTALFGESTDELPVIGRHPLEPHIYYLIGLGGNGTVYSMLGAYLLRDELAGKSNPNEPILEIDR; from the coding sequence ATGATGAAGTTACATACGGGGTCATTATATTGGGAGTCGACTTTTACAACAGAAGGTTTTGCGAGAGTGTGTCGTCAAGATGTATATGATGTCGCCATAGTAGGTGGCGGGATGTCTGGCGCATTGACTTCCTATGTATTAGCGAATGAAGGCTATTCGATCGCGTTGATTGAACAAGAAGAAGTGGGAGGGGGTAGTACCTCTGCAAATACGGGTCTACTGCAGTTCTCTAATGATATTATGCTACATGAATTGATCGAACAAATTGGTGAAAAGAAGGCTGTGGAATTTTATCAGTCATGTAAAGAAGCAATGGAGAATTTGCAAGACGTTGCGAAACATGCACCGTTCGATGTCCAATTTCATACACGCAAAAGTTTATATTATGCTAGCACAGAAGAAGACGTTGCCAGATTACGCAAGGAGTTTGAAACGCTACGAAAATACCATTTTCCGGTAGAGTTTTGGGAATCTGAGGATATTGAAGCACACTTCCCGTTTTCACAACCTGCTGCCATCGTGACGGCAGGAGATGCAGAAGTGAATCCTTTACGCTTGTGTATGGGAGCGATTCATTATGCATATGAGAAGGGAATGGACGTATTTGAACATACGGAAGTGCTTGAGATTCAAAATGCAGAGGAACAAGTTCTCATCAAAACGACGAATGGAGAATTTCAGGCAAAGTCGGTCGTTGTTACTACGGGTTATGCACCGACTCTTGATACGAAGATTCCTCAAAAAGATTTGAAAGTTACCTACGCAATCGCCACACAGCCAATAGACGATTTGTCATTCTGGCATGAACGGATGATGATTTGGGAAACGAAACGACCGTATTTGTATATGCGTTTGACGGATGAAAATCGTATCGTAGCGGGTGGTTTAGATCAGGATATGGATTCATTACCGAGATCACAAAAAGAAAACGAAAAGAAATTCGATCAATTAAAGCAGGAGTTGCAAGAGCTGTTTCCTGATCAGAAGCTAGATTTTGAGTATGAGTGGACGGCACTATTTGGTGAATCGACAGATGAACTACCAGTCATCGGGCGCCATCCATTGGAACCACATATTTACTATCTAATTGGACTTGGCGGCAACGGAACGGTCTATAGTATGTTGGGTGCGTATTTACTACGTGATGAATTGGCGGGGAAGTCGAATCCTAATGAACCTATATTGGAAATAGATCGATAA